AATTAGCTACGAATAACATGATTGAATGAGTATGCTACAAAAGATTAGAGTAACCAAAAAATTGATGCCAATAATGTTATAGATTGTTGGTTAGTATCCAATTAAGTATTTTTGAATTTGATTCTATGTTGATATGCTGATAAATTACTTATAGTGTTTTCGAATAGACTTAcagtattttgaaaaaaaaaaaaactacaagcTTATTCAAAAACATTATAACTTAGAAATTGGAAAGGAGACTAttgttgtatcatgtcaagagtaattaaaaatattattaaaatgtgGGAACACCCCATAGGAAATATGAAAAATGGacccaaaaataaattttttttttctcaaaaatttgCCCTTAAAGAaatacaagagaaaaaaaaaaaacaaccttTTGTCCTCACTTTTTATAAGTTTAGAATTAGCTTTTGGCATACCAATTCTAGACAAGAAAACTATGTGCAAGAAATGAATATTTGTTTTGTTGTATAGATGCAGAAGAAGTCAATGTAAAGACACCATCTCTAGTTCAAATTTAATATTTCGTCTCCTATAGACCCTAAAACCACTTGTATGAGAATTGATGTCTCACACAAGAATTACTACTTTGAGAAAACATGAAAGTATAAGATTATGAGATCATTAGTAGTAAAGTAAGTCAATACAAACATGAAGCAAGAGAAGTCAAAAGTAGACTATATTTCACCTGCCTCATTTCCTGGTACACCTTCACCCTCCCAGAAGCTCAGGTTGACTATATATGCAGAGTCATTCGCTCAACCAATGGCTATCCACATCTCCTTCGACACTTGGGTTAGATCTTTGGTCAGATTCATAGATTACTTCTGATGCAGAAGAAATGTTCCTCCTCGCTATGTGTTTCAAGGAAAGATGGTGATGTCATGAACACCGCTCGCTCCTTGCAGCTACAACATGTCCCTCCATCTGGGGCTCAGAATGGGCAAGAATCCCGAGGGGGATTGCGGGAACAAGAACCCGAGGGGAGACGGTGGTGGCTGCGGCCCGGCTCCTGGTCCCGCCCCCAGTATCCCCGATTGGGCCAACGGAGAGAAGGCGAAGTTGGGAGTGGGAGGGTACAGAAACCCTGGCGAAAGCAGTGGATAAGGTGATAGGTTCAGGAATGCGCTTGGAGAAGGCAGCGGCAAGGGTGATGCTGATGGAGTAGGAGGGAGGGGCAGCGAGCTGGAATTCGTGATCCCTCTCGGGGATGGCAGGACGAGCGGGCGCGGGGAGGGCAGCAACCCTGGGGACGGAAAGGGGGgcatcggcggctgcggctgagGGTGGCGGGACGTGTCGGAACCGAGGAGGGAGCTCTCGAGATAGCGCATGTAGGCGGAGACGGGCGATTCAGCCCAGGCAGCGCCGGCGGAGGGCGAGGGACGGGGGAAGGAGGAAGAAGGGTTCGAATTGGGGTGAGGAATCGGCACCGGGAGCAAATTAGAGTTAGGGTTTCGGTAAGGCACAGGGGGCGGATACCGGGGAGGAGGCTGGGCGGCGGCAGCGACGGGGCGGAGAGGAGGGTGAGGCGGCCGGGCGATGGGGGCGAGCGGCGGGGGGCGGATCTTCTGGAGGCGGGTGCTGGGGGACCTCGGCTGCGGCGGGCGATGCTGAGGCCGGGaattggcggcggcggcggcggggctgCTGTCGCGGGAGGGGGTGCCGGTGAGCTGCTGCACGATGCTGCGGAAGTCGTTCTTGCTGATGTTGTACAcctgcggcggcggtggcggtggtggttgTTGCTGCTGCAGCTGCGGTGGGTTTTGGTTGGAGTAGTAGTTTGGCTGGTGGAGAGGGCTCTTGCGGATGTTCTTGCTCAGCCTGTTGACTCCCAGATTTTGTTGCTGTTGATGATGATGGTAGTGATTATTTCTCGACTGATCCATACTTGTGCCTCCTCTTCGCAAGACCTTCTTTCCTATGACCTTCTTTCCTATTGGATCTTCCTATGATACCAGGAAGGGAGGGAGAGATGATGAATGATGAGAGCGAGAGAAAGTGGAGAAGAGAAGTAATTGAGACGGAACCATAGAGCGGTGGAATTGGTGGTGGGGGATGCTTGCTTACGTGCCCGAGCGGCCCTCCCCCTTGCTGGATTTTCCCCAGCCTTCACTTGTGCTTTCCTTTGAGCTGAGGTTGCGAAGACGCATCCGACTGGTGGTTGAGTTGCCTCCCCTCTCGTTTGACCGGTGCAGCAATAGAAATCCACGGTCAAAAGGGGCCGGCGAGAGGGCCACTGGTAATGGTGTGAGCTGGAGCGAGAAAAGGATGTGGCGTGCATGTCTCCAGGAGTCCGACTCATAACGGATGGCACGAGACCGACTCACAATCGTTCGAGGCGCGGAAAGTGACGACATGGTTGGATAGGATGATGGCAGGACGTATTTCCATTACACTCTTTTCTCGTTGTCAAAAATGTCAGGCCATCTTCATCTTCCTGTGAGCATTCTGGACGTTTGTGGCTGCGCCAGCCCTGGATACGATGTTGAATTGACGCGAGTTACACGTGTAGTAGAAAAGCACGTGGACTAAGCCATGCTGGCTGAACATAATCCACGTAGGTGACAAGACTGGACACATCATAAACAGTTGCAGATCAAACATTATAATCCAGATCGAGGTCGTAAACATTGCGTGTCCCTATGGAGCTAAAGTAAAGCGATGTTTTAATTACAAAAAGGTTTCTGCAGGCTGGGGAATCCAAAGGAACAGTGACTTCGACTCCTGCCACACAAGTGCCCTATGTCTAACAAGAAGATGGTGTAGTAGGATCCTTCGGCACTCTCTTTATATCGGAACCCCAAATATGAGCCATCGATGAAAGAGGGATGACCTCTGATGCTCGCGTTACAGCTGCTCTAAGAATGTGCATTCGAACCAACCTTACTCATGTTGCTGCCACGAGACTCTCGGGTTAGGTGGCTGTTCTCTTGATCTGGACATCCTTCCCAGTCTGTCGTACCATTAAGGATATCTGCAAGATTCACAGATATGAATGTAAAGATAAGCACTGAAGAAAGCGATGTTTCGAAATCCTGAAACCAAGCAGATTGGTATAAGATGAAAACGAGCTGCTTGATGATGAGtgcgatccttcagatgaaggaacctCACCCAGCGGTTCAATATCAAACATGTTGTCCAGATGCGGGTCAGAAATGGACCATCGATTGCATTGGTTATGGCAAGCCGATAAGCGTGACAGCTTTCTCAGCTTCGACTGCAGGATGTGCAAGAAGATGGTCCAGACAGATCCTCATCACAACTATTCTTATGGTTCCTCAGTTTGAATGTTCCCAAGGGAGTTTCTATCTGACGTCCTTCTCCTTCACGGATGAACGCATCATTGTTGACTGGGCCGGGAGGAGAAGAATCGTTGCATGGATCAGCGTCCTCATGTCTTTCGGAGGTGACACTAGAACTACTGCAACCATCCTCGTAAACTAAAGATGAGCGATCATGTCTTTGTGCATGAC
The DNA window shown above is from Musa acuminata AAA Group cultivar baxijiao chromosome BXJ2-4, Cavendish_Baxijiao_AAA, whole genome shotgun sequence and carries:
- the LOC135610235 gene encoding protein HAIKU1-like, with the protein product MDQSRNNHYHHHQQQQNLGVNRLSKNIRKSPLHQPNYYSNQNPPQLQQQQPPPPPPPQVYNISKNDFRSIVQQLTGTPSRDSSPAAAAANSRPQHRPPQPRSPSTRLQKIRPPPLAPIARPPHPPLRPVAAAAQPPPRYPPPVPYRNPNSNLLPVPIPHPNSNPSSSFPRPSPSAGAAWAESPVSAYMRYLESSLLGSDTSRHPQPQPPMPPFPSPGLLPSPRPLVLPSPRGITNSSSLPLPPTPSASPLPLPSPSAFLNLSPYPLLSPGFLYPPTPNFAFSPLAQSGILGAGPGAGPQPPPSPLGFLFPQSPSGFLPILSPRWRDML